In candidate division KSB1 bacterium, the genomic window AGGTATTAAAGGCTTGGAAACACCGTTATTTTTTTGTCTTCTTCCTCTTCCGGCGGCTAATATTATGGCCATTGCAGGAAATCTCGGCAAATCATCAGCTATGAAGTTCTCGGCAATTATTTTTACCGAACCAAAGCTACCGCCTGTCAAATCTACCTCCAACTCATTCTCTAAAAATTTTGATTCTTTCAAATATATTCTCTCCTTTCTATAAGTTAGAAATCATAATTATCAAAATTTACTGTTTCAAAATCAGCAAATTTAAGCTTGGCATTGCAAAGATTGGCATATGATAAATCAACGCCAGCCCAAATAGCCTCTGCCTCAACTAAAACTTTGAAAATAATCTTTTAGGGCTTTATTGGTACAGACCGTTCGTAAAGCAGTACACGATGGTTTGTTGGAAAACCGAAGGTAGCCATAGCTTCGCTTTATGGCTATGCAGTGAGGTCTATTAACAATGGATATAAGTTAACGCCTTCCCTCAACAAAAGCAAGTTATTTTTGAGTCCTGATGCAAAAAAGATTTGCTCGACTGTGTATTTGTGCGAACATCCGCGAGGTTGCGCAATGGAATGCTTCAGGACGTGGAAATGCCGCTTTGCCCGGGCGAGTTTTCACACCGCCGCATGAGGAACACCATAGCGTGCGGCGATCAATCGTCAGCCGGCGGGTAAGGAATCTTGCGAATTTGAGTAGGGCTAAAGATTCGGTGCCTGAGTTGATAAATCATATTAAAGGGTTGCGTATTTTTTTTTGTGATTATATTAGCCAGGTTTTGATGAATACTTTCGCATCCAAATCGCACGGACAAAATAGATTTAGATTAAAGTTTATTTTTTTTTGAGGAGTTTATGCCCGTTACTAAATTTTTGATTGTCAATCTATTACCTCTGATTCTTTTAGTTGATTTCGCAGTTGCACAGCCTCTGGTACAAAAACTTAATGAGACAGCATCAGTAGATTGGTCCAGACAAGTGATTCTTACTTCGGGAAGCAGCTCGAGCCTGCCACCCGACTCCGATGCTTCTCAACGTATTGCAGCGATAGAACGAGCAAAAGCAGCAGCAGTTGAAAATCTGTTCAAAGCAATCAAAGAACTGCCCCTGGACGCACATTCAAAAGTTAAACAAGCTTTGGAAAACAAATCGCTATCGGCGGCTTATATTCGTCAGATTGTACAAAAATATACAATTGTAGACACCCGGTCGATGTCTGATATGTCGGTTGAGGTGGATGTTGAATTGCCGCTTATAAGTAACCTTTTGCCCCTGCTTTTCCCGAAGAACAAAAACGATGGCAGGCTCAAAATAAGTGACGAACCTCTATGTCCAACCTGTCTCCAACTCTGGCCGAAAGATAAAGCCGTTCCCGGTGATATAAAGTTGATCGTTCCGAGTGAAGGACTCACTACAAGTAAGGGGACGCCTTTTACAGGTTTGATCATCGATGTCCGCGGGTTGAATTTTAATCCAGCGCTTAGCCCAATGGTTGTAAATTCTGCCAACGAGGAAATATACAGCGTCAGTTATGTCGATCGAGCCGTTGCTTCAAAACTGGGCATTGTTAATTATCAGGATGATTTGAGCCAGGCGTTAAAAAACGAAAGAGTGGGGAAAGATCCTCTTGTCGTTCGCGGGGTGCAAGTCTCCGGCCCGTTGAGTTCAAATATTATTATATCCGCTAATGATGCGATTTTAATTCACGCCGCTGCTAAGACCCGAAATTTTCTAAAAAAATGTAAAGTCATAATTTTGATTGGTTGAGGGTGAACAACTAATTTCAAAATTTTTTAAAGAGGAGTTTGTTATGAAAAAAGCGGGAGTTTGGATATGTTTGATTGTTTTTTCTGTGTTGTTAATGAACAGCTGGTCTCAAGCAGATTCGAAGGATCAGAAAAAGAGAATAAAGAAGCGGGTTGCCGTTTTTATATTCGATGACAAAACTGATAAGAGCTGGCGTTGGTGGAATAAGAAAGGAGTCGGTGAAGGGATTGCTGAGATGCTCACTACTGCACTGGTTAAAACCGGCAATTATCGGGTGATTGAGCGCCGCGAATTGGATCAAATTTTAAAAGAGCAGGACCTTGGGGCATCTGGAATCGTCACGCCACAAAGCGCTGCTAAAATCGGAAAAGTTCTTGGTGTTGAGTTGGCGGTTATGGGAGCTGTAACGGAGTTTGGGTATAAGAAAAGTGACACCGGCGGCAGGATAAAAGGGATCGGCCTGGGTTTACAAAGCCAATCAGCCACCGTCGGAATCGATTGCCGCATGGTGAACACAACCACAGCCGAAATAGTGGCTGCTGATAATATTAGAAAGGAAAAGTCTTCGAAAGGAATCAGAGTGTCGACTCCGAAATTTAGCTTTAAAAACAGAAAATCATTCGACGAATCTTTGGTCGGTAAGGCAGCACGGGAGGCAGTAAAAGACGTCATAAAATTAATTGACAAGAATGCTCCTAATATTCCCTGGCAAGCAAAGATCGTTACCGTAAAGGGGGTTAAGGTTTTTATTAATGCCGGCTCTGTAAGTGGAATTCAGACTGGAGATATTTTTGCCATCTACCAAAAGGGAGAAGAATTGGTAGACCCGGATACCGGGTTGTCCCTGGGGAGTATGGACACGAAAGTAGGCGCAATCAAAGTGACTAATCCAAATATTGGAGAAGGTAAAGCCTCTCAGTGCTCGATTGTCAGTGGCTCCGGG contains:
- a CDS encoding pentapeptide repeat-containing protein gives rise to the protein MIFKVLVEAEAIWAGVDLSYANLCNAKLKFADFETVNFDNYDF